The Lolium rigidum isolate FL_2022 chromosome 2, APGP_CSIRO_Lrig_0.1, whole genome shotgun sequence genomic interval tacccctatagctttctctcgtgcgagggtttaccaatggatttttttatttgctttgctttgtttaggacatatgcacatggaaaccataggtttggaatgaaataggccccggatgagccgtagcgaggagtttccacatacggatcccggattttaccaagtacgggcccatgtatgcggaaatcgtcaacgccgggtacatgcaaggttagaaaacccttacatcacacttgtacacatatgttaggaagaaatgcaagttttccagccgattccgacgctccgatgatccgtatcttgggaaaccctagggcggggaccccgcagatctacccctatagctttctccgtgcgagggtttaccaatggattttttatttgctttgctttgtttaggacatatgcacatggaaaccataggtttggaatgaaataggccctggATGAGCCGTAGCGGGAGTTTCCATATACGGATcccggattttaccaagtgcgggcccatgtatgcggaaatcgtcaacgccgggtacatgcaaggttagaaaacccttacatcacacttgtacacatatgttaggaagaaatgcaagttttccagcgattccgacgctccgttgatctgtatcttgggaaaccctagggcgaggaccctgcagatctacccctatagctttttccgtgcgagggtttaccaatggatttttttatttcctttgctttgtttaggacatatgcacatggaaaccataggtttggaatgaaataggccccggatgagccgtagcaggagtttccaccgattcggacgctccgctggtttgtatctagggaaaccctagggcggggaccccgcaaatctacccctagggttagggttagggtttgagttagggttagcaatggactttttccttttttaggacatatgtacatcgatagcggatgttgggcctactggctcccgtcgacccgtctacgaagagcgtcactcgtgggatctacataagccatctaccatttttttcctttaaaaaagtaactatttttacataattcgtactagtacataaataaagcaaacataatataaaataaatgagagagaagaaaaaaagaaaaaaaatgtatgccgagggtggccgtcggcataggttggtgatgccctatgccgagggtggcactCGGCGCCTCTCTGACGCCGTGACCTAGCCGTCCCGACCGGAGCGGGACCGGAGCACATGCAGGTGCTACGCCGGCGGCCTTgtgtacgccgagggtggccgtcggcgtacctcTTTCTACGCCGAGGGCATACATACGCCGAGGGTATACGTACGCTGCTGCCatggaccggacgtacgccgacggccccgacatttggccgtcggcgtacgccacggccgtcggcgcagtgagccattcctgtagtgacacTTCAGCATATGTCTAGGAAATGATATCTGCAGTTATAGTAACTACGAAATGTATTTTTTAACAAATCTAGAGTTATTCAATTAGCATGCTTAAACAAATGACAAGCCGGTATTAAGGATGAAAGTGTTGGTAGATACAGAATTTGGAATTTCAAATGATTAAGGACTAAGGACAGGTGGCTTGTAAAACGATAGCCAATCATGTGAGCTCAAAAGTAAAAGTATTGCATTTTCTCCTACAAAGTTATTTAAATGCATTCATATCCTAGACATGCATACTTTTATGATACAGTTCAGTAAAAGAATTGTCAGATCAATGAAGGACAAATGCCACACAAGCACAAATTACCCATAACTGTATTATCCACTAGTCATATCAAAGTAAACTTCCACTATGATATATCTGAATCAGGATTCAGGAACCATAAATAAGAGATATAAGATCCACTATTCAACAGCGTGCTTCAGCACACAGGTATGGAGTTAATTCCATTATACATCAACATTCTAAAAAACAATATTTATACTATTGAACATCCAATTTTAGTTTTACGCTTAAGAATGCATGAAAAAACAAAAAACTGTGATAAAGCAGAACGGATTTTCCCTCTTAAAACACCAAATATGAAGTTTTTTTTAGTACCAGTATAAAATGCTACAATTATTAGATTATATATGGGGAAGAGCAAGTTCAGAAAAAATGATATCTGGTGCCAACAAAAGTTACCATTCCATGGAGTAATATGCAAACGATAACAAGCTACACTATGAAATGCAATTATTCTAACAAGTATGGAGTACATACTGTTGTAACATTCAAGGGACACCCTCATCCTTCCGTGCCACACCCGCATCATGGAAGTGTGTCACCTCTCAACACCATACACTGTGACCACAATACCGAAGTGTTTGAACACGACCATTCTAAAATGTCGGTTAACAAGTATGTGAAAATGCCGCAAGGAACCAATCTCATAGCTAACACCACTCAACATATATACCAAGCAGTGTGATGGAAGATGAACATTTCTAAACTGCGTAAGCTCAACAAGAGCACTATACAGATTATCTGAAGGCCAAAAGGCAAACCTGGTAGGATCAGACTTTAGCGCAGGGAATGTGGGAGGCCAGATCATCATAAAAGGATTTGCACTAATAACGTCATCGTATGGTTCATCTTCTTTTGACACCTCATAGAATATACGCAGTGTCCTGCGCCTCGTATCGTATCAAGATAGAGCACGTACAGCCCGGCACCTTTGCAAGAGCACAACCTCAGCGTTGTCTCCCAAGTGCAATTCTACTACTCCAAAATAAAAAAAGAACCCACAAattcttttttgaaatttaaagtaAGCGCGCTATTCTAAATCGAAGTAAAGCCAAACTTTCTCAAACTTTCTAGTCTATTTATTATATTAAATTATGGCTTTATTACATTAATAGAAAGGAAATAAAATAGGTACGGTATCCTTAACCCAGTTGACATCATCAGATTTGCACACATCTCATTCAGAGAAAAGGTATCGACGACTGACCAGCTCCCCCCTTGTGGAGCCATATGCAAAGTTGATCTTCTTTCACCCCAACAAGATACACATTGGAAGCATCATCAGCCCGTGATATCATGAAGCCGCTCAGTCCTCGTGGGCATGGGAGCTGAATTGTGGAAAAACTTGAGATCGTCAAATCCAAGACGTTAATTTTTATGTAGGTGGGCACCATGCACATTTTATTGTCGACCAGCACAGCTCGTATGTCCCCCCGCCAATGGTCGATCCGTGTAGTGGCCGAGGCAAGCATGCACCAGACTCCCATCTTTCAAGATAAACACGTGTGCCGTAAAAATTTGTTGCAGATCTTATATCCAACTCCTTGGGGTTCTCCAGCATCACATAGAAGTGAGATAAGCCACCGTCTTTGTCTTCTCTGGAGAGTATTAGATGGCCATGTGGACGCTCGTACTCCAGGTGCTGGTGGTGAGGTGAGAGTGGTGGGTCGATGGCCATGACTCTCTCGGGGCAAAGCGGGCTGTGCATTCCAACGCTACTCTCGATTCATATCGAAATCCACGCCTTCTTATGCCGCACAACACAATGGAGAGGCTGTCGTTCCTGCAGTCGTGGACGGATACTTCGCAACAGAAAAATGATTCTCCATCCACGCCGAAGCTGTAGCCCTAGGACATTACTCCGTCGGGGCCTGCGGGGAAGTGGTAGCGCTCGACGATGCGGACGGCGGCGGACAGCTCGTTGGGCTGAGGAGGAAGCATCAAGCATAGGCACGAAGCGTGAAGCCCCTTGATGTATCTTGGTGTAGAAACCGAGGAGACGAGGCGGGTTGAGCTTATGGTAGCAGCGGAGGAAGGCCGTGTCGGAGGCGTGGTGGAGCCATCGcttgcaggcggcggcggcgcggacgagCGTAGTGGGGAGCCcgacgcggaggaggatctcggcGAGGAGGTCGTCGTCACCGAGCACCTTGGACACGTCGTCCGCTGCCGACGCGTCGTCTTCCAATTTCGCGAGTTTTCTCGACAAGGCCAAGTCCATCATCATAGGCATTGACGAGGTTAACCCTTTGTCActgaacgaggaggaggatgacgccgCTCGGGAGGCGTACCACCTCGCCATGGAAGGGCGCAACTCCTGCACGACGGTCGCACTGACATGTGGGAGAAGGCCAAGCGAGCCCGCGACGCCTACGAGGAGGCGCGCGACATTCGGAGGGCGAAGCGTGTTTTGATCCGCTCGGAGATGATGCGCCGTGACCGACTACTTGGGTGATAACTCAGACTTCTCCGACGAGGACATGGATGATGACGACATGTGAATCTCCACTCCACCGCCACCGAGACGCCACCCCAAGTTCTAGTGATGTAGTGAATTCCAGGCTAGCTTAATTGTAGTGTTTAGGAACATTTAGTtattattttatatcaatttttAAATTATGGCGGATGATCTAGTTTCAAAATCTGGCATCAAAATATAAGAAATTGAGTTTAAGATTCGTGATGGGATCTGTTCTGTTCTTGCTATAAAAATTCACGATGTCACATCTTGTGGGCCGGACCCGACGCGCCGAAGCTCGTTCGAACCCCTTGTGGGCCGATGTCCCATCTTCGTCGCAAAAGGCCGAGTAGCGGCACGGTCATTGCGACGGCCCATAAAGACCTCTCATGCCCCAGCTCGATCCCACTTCCTCTGCTGTCCTGCCCCACAGACGAAAATGgaaggcgacgcggcggcggcggcggccgccgtatCCAAGGTGCTCTCCGACGACGATCTCCTCgccgagatcctcctccgcgccggCTTCCCCACCACCCTCGTCCGCGCTGCCGCCGTCTGCAGGCGATGGCTCCACCACGCCTCCGACAAGGCCTTCCTCCGCCGTTTCCGTAAGCTCAACCCGCCTCGCATCCTCGGGTTCTACACCCAAATATTTCAAGGGGATCCACGCTTCGTGCCTATGCTTCCTCAGCCCCCCGAGCTGGCCGCCGCCGTCCGAATCGTCAAGGGCTACAGCTTCGGCGCACCCAATGATGGGGACTCATTGGTCAGTCACGAAGTATTGGTCCACGACTGCCGGAACGGCAGCGTCTCCACCGCACTGCGCAGCACAAGGGACCACGCAATGAGATTTGAAGAATTGTTGGGATTCACTGTTGGAATGCACAGCCCCCTTTGCCCCGAGAAAGCCATGGCCATCGACCCACCACTCTCACCCCACCACCAGCACCCCCAGTACCGCGGCCTGGGTCCAGCAGACTTTCTAATCCTCTCCAGAGAAGAAAAGGACGGCAGTTTATCTTACTTTTTTGTGCTTCTGGAGAACCCGACGAGCTTGGATACAACATCTGAAACAAATTTTACGGTGCACGTGTTTATGTTGAAAGATGGAGCCTGGTGCATGCTTGCCTCGGCCACGACACAGATCGATGATTGGCGGGAGGACATACGAGCTGTGCTGGTTGACAATAGAATCTACATCATGGCCACCTACATAGAGATTACCGTCTTGGATCTGACGACCTCAAGTTTTTCCACAGTTAAACTCCCACCAGGACTGAGCGACTCCATGATATCACGGGCTGATGATGCTTCCAGTGTGTATCTAGTCGGGATGAAAGAACATCAACTTGGCATATGGCTCCACAAGGGGGACAGCTGGTCGATTGTGGGTACCATTTGTTTGCTTGAGATGTGTGCAAATCTAATGATGTCAGACTGCAGTATTAAGGATGTGGTTATTTCTCCTCTCTGGATAATCCATGTGGGGGACAACGCTGAGTTTGTGATCTTGCAAATGGGTCGGTCTGTGTTCTATCTTGATACAAGGGGCAGGACACTCCGTACATTGTATGAGACGCCAGAAGATGAACTATACCAGGTGGATTTTAGTATCCAACCTTTTATGATGATCTGGCCTCCCACATTCCCTGCGCTGAAGTGTGATCCTACCAGGTTCGCATTTTGGCCTTTAGATACTCTTTATAGTGATCTTATAGATGTTTTCTAGTTATCAATGGTTCGTCTTCCATCACACTGTCAGGTTTAGCTGCAGAATGGTCTTAGGTATATGATTGATTTCTTGCGCCATTTTAACATATTGTTGACATACTAAAGTTTTGACACCATACATGCTAGAAAATTGCATCTCATAGTATATCTTGTTATTTTTGTCCGTTGCTAGACATATACTGAATTGTCAAGTaatgacatattattaatataATGTGAACTTTTGTTAGAGCATATGTTGGTACCAGACAACATGTTTCTCTGAACTTGTTCTTCCCCATATATAGTCTAGTAATAGTACTTCATCTGTTCTGAATTACTTGTCACATGACTTGTTTGGTGTTTTAGGATGGACGATTCATTTTGCTTTGTCAcctatttttttgaaatttaaggcATTTAAGTGAAAAACTAAAATTCAATGTTCAAAAGTATAAACATGGTTTTTCAGAATGTTGATGCATAAGTGAATTAGCATTCCGTATCTGTATGTCAAAACATGATGTTGCATAGTGGATCATATATCTCTTATGCATCATTCCTGATTCAAATATATCATAAGCGAAAGGTTTCTTTGATGTGACTAGTAGATATACAAGTTAACAATGGGTAGTTTGTTCTTGTGTGGCATTTCTCCTTCTATGACCAGGGATTTGTTTTACTGGACTGTGTGATGATAATATGCATGTCTAGGATATTAAGGCATTTAAAAGAACTTCGTACGAAAAGATTTATTGCTTTTTCTTTTGAGGGCAGATAATGTTTGGCTATCTTTTTACTTACCACATGTCTAATTCCTAATTTTGTATCTCTCAATACAGTGTCATACTTAATACATGCCTGTCATTAGTTTTAGGATGATACTCAAATGACTCCAGACTTGTTACAAAATTACATTTCATAGTGCCGATGGCTGTTGATTTTGTTTGGTAGGCATACTGATGTGTCAGATTACATCATATTACTCCATGGGGTTGGTACTTGTTGAAGCATGTGTGGACCGTATATAGtctaatgataaaaaaaatatagTGTTGCTGAAGATGACCCGTTTGGTTGTTTTACATGGACATTTCATTCTGCTTCCGTCACTATTTTCTGAAGTATCAGGTGTCTTTAAGTGCAAAATTAAAGTTGCATGTTCACAAGTATGAACATGGTTTTATTTAAGAAAGCTCATGTATCACTAAACTAATGTTCCTTATCTGTATGTTGAAGCAAACTGTTGCTTAGTGTACCGTGTTCACATCAAAATTTTCCTTTCATGAGTGGTGGATAAGATAATTTAACAATGGAGTAATTTTTGCTTGCATGGAACTTGTCCTTCCACGATCAAGAATAGTTTTACTGGACTACAAGCTGTATAACATAAACATGCCTCCGTAGTATACAAATGCATTTAACCTGTACCCTTGTAGGAACAAATGCATTACTTTGAGTGCTTATATTATTTAACTCGCGTTGTACTAGCAACTtgtattcaccattcatttcaaaaagaaaaaacttaTATTCACCATTCATTTGAAGTTCTAACCAATTTCCCATCCTGATCTATGTTATGTTGTCCTTGAAACAGAAATGCCATGTGAAGATGGAAGGTATTAGGGAGCTCTTGGATGGTATCTAGCTACGGCGGTGAGACGAGGGTGGCATCATGGAAGAGCAATAGTAGTGATCTGCATTTTCTCAAGTACCTGATAGGCTGATAGCAGTTCGAACTGCCCTTATTATAACCTGCAATTAATTTAGGAATTAGAGTGCGATGTTAGGTATCCTGTGGTATGTTCACTGTTTTCAACCGATTCTTCGTTTGCGGTTGAGAAGAGAAGACCTGTATGTTGAATAGTTATCTCTACTCGTGTTACTGCTATCGTGTCGCGGTCTTATGGTCTACTGCTTGCCAGCATGCTTTTTTTGAagggttttttttgtttgaagGGGCTTGCCAGCATGCTTCTTGTGCCTTCTGGAGAGGTATGTTCATGTCTCGCAGACACCAATGGCCGGACCAGACGCGCCCAAGCTCGTTCGAAACACTCGTGGGCTGGCGTTCCATCTTTGTAAAAGGCCGAGCGAAGCGGTCCGGTCATTGCGACGGCCCAGCATGACCTCAATTGCCCTTCCTCGATCAACTCCGCTGCCCCCCATGGAAGTCAACTCGCAACAATGGATCTGTCGAGAAAACTCGCGAAATTGGAAGACGACGACGCGGTGGACGCCGTGTCCAAGGTGCTcggcgacgacgacctcctcgccgagatcctcctccgcgttgGCTTCCCCACCACGCTcgtccgcgtcgccgccgccagcaAGCGATGGCCGCACCACGTCTCCGACAAGGCCTTCCTCCACCGCttccgtagaggaaggtgagctgacaACCGGGTGGCGAGGTcgagggcgaacttgtcccacccgatGTGCAGTACATCTTGCCATTCCCGTCGATcaagacctcgacaggccaccagcaaaagttgcagctggcctccagtAGCGCAACtgggccggctcgacgccatcggccAACTCGGTGaatttgtccgggagccgcttgataccGAGGGGGTCCTAGTCGATGCGGAGTAGGAACTCGAAGCACCGGTCCTTCTGCGAAGACGACGACAACTGTGGGgctgtagctgctccaccacggcggccccggcCCCAGGGCGGCCACGCCCGCGGCCTCGACCACCTCGCCGGCCATCTGGACCCGCCATGGAGTTCCTCGCGGGGCTGGttgcgtcgcaggaagagctatgtgacgctacggtggaggttgtgtgatgaggacatccctgccacactactacctccgtcattacaagatgaagacgatgctgctgtgaagctcaagtccaatgaagtcaggattggaccaatgacacgagctcgtgcgaagctacttaaacaacaggtgaacttattcctaagtgatactttgatcaatgagagctttatactgcctaagtcgtattatttatgtatgatcaggtatgaaggggaaccaagcatcgcacgaggaggagaggagcagctgaacAAGAAGgtggacatgaagctggacatggagctggacatgaagacatcccatggacgcgcgagggaggagcgggatgcatgcgcgagaggaggagatgtccaggccggcgcccagcccggtcaaccggccgtgccgccggaccatccggccccaggcccggtccgaccggctgccACGCCGGGTCCGCCCGGTCCCAACCGGGCGCCACGCCGGTGCCAACCGGACCAAGTCCAGTAAGCCAGGACGCATCATCCGGTCGTCATCCGGTCCCTGGCCccgtccaaaccggaccggccggtcctaggcccggtcgaccagcccctaggccggccgagtccgagtctgtctcgaccagatctattctgggtcggttattttcgtactttttcgacctgaggtcgtcctgaacccctatataagtgcccaggacgcccccaaagttgcttgagaccatgtttaagataaaccctagttcatagttgattgctttgcaactctattgaatcgctacaccatattgcattgatttgttgttgaatccctgaaagtcttgtgtgatatgttgttccattaggaattagaaggttgcaacttaccgctttgtGGTCGGCGGCTATGTGCGCAACTGTGTGGAGTTGCGGATATCTtgtagggttgagagctgttgcattggcgacagggaccaatcgagagatctcgttgcgtcatacaagttatcatccacttcatcaagttatctccgctgtgttcaccccgtgatcatcatcacctccgttgcttactgagaagatcgggccaccccgtatcattgtggtggctagggtttgtgtggaggagtgaatGAAGAAGACGAGCGTgcgccctctttatatacgcTGAAGGCAGGCGAGGGGCGCGGTACGCGTGTCATCGCTATTACTTCGTTTGTAGAGGTGGGCGGTGGATGCTCGGCagtcgaggcatcgccattaacgtggcacaGACTACCGAAACGACGCATTGGTGCCAGTCACTgacgcgcctgagaagacgcatcgaaccTGAGTCGCTGGAAGGCGGGCTCGACAAAAcgttcgccagacgcgagcggatacTTTGCGCGTCCACGTAGCGTTCGCAGAGACGCATACGAGGTGCATATTTAAATCAGATTTACGTCTCCGCGGATAGCCCGAACACTATGCGTCGAGGCTGCTAGGCTggtcccagacgcattttcggatgGCGCAGTCGCAAATGGTCATCCCGTTAGAGATGCCATCAGAGGCAAGGAGTTGATACCAGCCGGTCGGCTTGTGAATGTTGCAATCCTATCtatctcttataaagcaaaatcCCACTAGAGATCATTTAatttgtctatctcaacatgcaaccTAGCCACATCATCAACTTATCGTAGCCGTACGATTGTAAACATCCATCCGTTCATTTGTGTAGTCTCCATTGTTCACGTGTTCAGGCCATCCCACCATCAAGGCATTTCTTCATACACGTCAGCAGGGCCACATAAATTTGGTTTTTCGTTGAAGCGTCAGCTCGCCAGCACTTGATTCCCTATGAACTGGGCGTatgttcctcttcctctcccaACCAGCTTATTATTGCTACCCTTtctccttcctctcccttccAGATTGTTCCAATCCAACGATTCCTTTCCTATATATTGATCTCAGGACCCAGCGTTCATCTCCTCCAGCCCGAGCTTGATGGGGCTAATATAAAGTGCCCACTGTCGACATACATTGCCAGCCCACGCAATTTTCATCGTTTGTATACCGCCATGGCACGCGCGCACATGGCGTCCATGCATCTCGGCGACGAGCCGgtcggttagcgttgtcctggccaGGTAAGACACCATGTCGGCGTGCTGAACGTATTCAAGCAGAATCTTGAAAAACTTGCAACTAGCTGATGACCTTGGCGGCCGCGCCGGCGAGGCCACGTTCTTTGCACCATGGTTTCCACCGCAGCTGGGTGGCTACGTTCTCTGCGTCAACTGTACTATCAAATGCTCTTGATGAGACAGCCTACACGGTTACACCAGCCAGTAACATCCATGTGCGGGAGTAGCTAATACATCCATCCATACTTTCATGTTGGAGTCAGATAGGTTTGTATCCCACCTGCCATTGTTTTCTTCTCTTAATTTCTGAAACAAACGTGTTCAAGTTGACTGGGATCTGCATGCAGGCTTATCAATTTCCCACTCCACATAAACCCGTTGTGACCGTGTAATGTAAATTTGTGCCTACTTCTCATGTAGCCGTTACCAGATTGGATTGCATGTCAGCAGATTGGTTTGAGTTTGCACAATGTTGTTCTCCCGATTTTGGAACCCAAGAAACTGATATCTTCGGAACTAATAGATTTATGCTCTTAATTCGGAATCAATAGATTTATGCTCTTAATTGTGTTTTAGGATATTCCGAATAGATCAATTTCTTGGGTTCCAAAATCTCTTTTTTCGATGAAAAGCCGTTCACAGTTCATTTATGTTAGCTTCCGGGGGTTTTCTTGGGTATAAAACTGTTACATCACATTTCTCTTCTTTTCTGTAAGGGCTTATGATTTCTTAATTTGGAATGACAGAAATTAATCTACACGTGGAGTTGGATCTTTTCATGGTTATAGTTAGACCACAAAATATCATCGACAAACAAGATTTAGGTGGCTGAAACACATAATTCCACTCGGATGATCTCCCCTCTTAAATGTGTACGTGTTACAAGCTTTGTGGGAAGATCAAGCTTAGTATTTTAAATGCAGCCTCTCTGCACACTTCAATTTGCTTAGCTCTACATAACATCAAAACAAAGAATGCAAGTGGAGATACTAACAATAGAACTAACACTTCTTATGATTTATGTTGAAAAACGAAATAGACTTAGCTAAAAAAATCTCGGTGTTTTTCATGTTATTGGTTTTCCTTCTTTTTCCATAACATTTGGATTGTGGAAAAATGTATCTGTTTTGTAAGTGTCGAAGGGTAATTTCATATTTTTCTTATTGTAGGTTCAACCATGAACTGTGTGATGTCTTAATTTCCATGCTAATGTTTGTGTCAGTACAATACTACTTATAGCAGACAGTTATGCTAAACATGAACAATACATGCTATGTGCAGAAGGTCAAAAAATACATAGAGATTTGTGAATATGATTGGAGGGCCAATAGAGTTTACACACAAACTATTATATACCCACATTTGTGTGTCTTGATACATTTCTCATCCATGTTGTCACGGA includes:
- the LOC124690858 gene encoding uncharacterized protein LOC124690858, which produces MEGDAAAAAAAVSKVLSDDDLLAEILLRAGFPTTLVRAAAVCRRWLHHASDKAFLRRFRKLNPPRILGFYTQIFQGDPRFVPMLPQPPELAAAVRIVKGYSFGAPNDGDSLVSHEVLVHDCRNGSVSTALRSTRDHAMRFEELLGFTVGMHSPLCPEKAMAIDPPLSPHHQHPQYRGLGPADFLILSREEKDGSLSYFFVLLENPTSLDTTSETNFTVHVFMLKDGAWCMLASATTQIDDWREDIRAVLVDNRIYIMATYIEITVLDLTTSSFSTVKLPPGLSDSMISRADDASSVYLVGMKEHQLGIWLHKGDSWSIVGTICLLEMCANLMMSDCSIKDVVISPLWIIHVGDNAEFVILQMGRSVFYLDTRGRTLRTLYETPEDELYQVDFSIQPFMMIWPPTFPALKCDPTRNAM